One window of Mesorhizobium sp. WSM4904 genomic DNA carries:
- a CDS encoding fatty acid desaturase — MTGISKRRSTKPAVEWPTVFLALFCYGAWLATGFLLWPSYPLLALAVLAVILALQSSLMHEVSHGHPTRNARINEAFVFLPIGFVWPFRRFKTIHLRHHADERLTDPLDDPESYYQALWMHEELPPAMKFLLKINNTMVGRFILGPWLSSIGFFIDDARQIAAGDKTIRNAWLLHAVGLVVVVPIVTLAFGIPLWLYILVPVWFGQSLISVRTYAEHQWSEHPEGRTIIVERSPLSFLFLNNNLHFVHHKSPTVAWYKLPKMFRDRREEWLRMNNGYVYPSYFALIKSFAFKAKEPVVHPVLRRAPEPGRAFKPRIRARNVNGLGTAPVPAEPPKE; from the coding sequence ATGACTGGCATAAGCAAGAGACGTAGCACCAAACCGGCCGTGGAATGGCCGACCGTATTCCTCGCACTCTTCTGTTACGGCGCGTGGCTCGCCACGGGTTTCCTGCTTTGGCCTTCCTATCCGCTGCTGGCGCTCGCCGTCCTGGCCGTGATACTGGCCCTGCAGTCCTCGCTCATGCACGAAGTTTCGCATGGCCACCCGACCCGCAACGCCAGGATCAACGAAGCCTTCGTCTTCCTGCCGATCGGCTTCGTCTGGCCGTTCCGCCGCTTCAAAACGATCCACCTTCGCCATCATGCCGACGAGCGGCTGACCGATCCGCTGGACGATCCGGAAAGCTATTACCAGGCGCTCTGGATGCATGAGGAACTGCCGCCGGCGATGAAGTTCCTGCTCAAGATCAACAACACCATGGTCGGCCGCTTCATTCTCGGCCCGTGGCTGTCGTCGATCGGCTTCTTCATCGACGACGCCAGGCAGATTGCCGCCGGCGACAAGACGATCCGCAACGCCTGGCTGCTGCATGCCGTCGGCCTTGTCGTGGTTGTGCCGATCGTGACGTTGGCCTTCGGCATCCCGCTCTGGCTCTACATACTGGTGCCGGTGTGGTTCGGCCAGTCGCTGATCTCGGTGCGCACCTATGCCGAGCACCAGTGGTCGGAACATCCGGAGGGGCGCACGATCATCGTCGAGCGGTCGCCGCTGTCGTTCCTGTTCCTCAACAACAACCTGCATTTCGTGCATCACAAGAGCCCGACGGTCGCTTGGTACAAGCTGCCGAAGATGTTTCGCGATCGCCGCGAAGAGTGGCTGCGGATGAACAACGGATATGTCTATCCGAGTTATTTCGCGCTGATCAAATCCTTCGCCTTCAAGGCCAAGGAGCCGGTGGTGCACCCGGTGCTGCGCCGTGCGCCGGAGCCCGGCCGCGCCTTCAAGCCGCGCATCAGGGCGCGTAATGTGAATGGACTTGGAACGGCTCCAGTGCCGGCCGAGCCGCCCAAAGAGTAA
- a CDS encoding PhnD/SsuA/transferrin family substrate-binding protein: MSKLVAALPMYDWPEVHGEVDAQWAQLRDAFRQRGIDAPKKMARSNRDLPPVPDGIRDDAGRLIAPDPATLPPDEFDFHQLWLSPALLFGQTCWGPMGLGLAAHVQVIAQPSYDEFEGGQGELYSSALVMLADGGPSVTSPEDGKAVIPLDLVRGKRFIFNNPDSMSGLLGLTHDLEAIGETLDIFASRSESGGHRSSIVAIAEGRADVAAIDCQSWALAQRFEPAAKHVKVVGWTARRKGLPFITARITSANVVASMREVIAELGLEGSVAKQPFVERIG; encoded by the coding sequence ATGAGCAAGTTGGTTGCGGCCTTGCCGATGTATGACTGGCCCGAGGTGCATGGCGAGGTCGACGCGCAATGGGCGCAGCTGCGCGACGCTTTCCGGCAGAGGGGTATCGATGCGCCGAAGAAGATGGCGCGCAGCAATCGCGATTTGCCGCCGGTGCCAGACGGTATCCGCGACGATGCCGGAAGACTGATCGCGCCCGACCCGGCGACATTGCCCCCGGACGAGTTCGATTTTCACCAGCTTTGGCTGAGCCCTGCGCTGCTCTTCGGGCAAACCTGCTGGGGACCGATGGGACTCGGCCTGGCCGCGCATGTGCAGGTGATTGCCCAGCCAAGCTATGACGAGTTCGAAGGCGGGCAGGGCGAGCTCTATTCCAGCGCGCTGGTGATGCTGGCCGATGGCGGGCCGTCGGTCACCTCGCCCGAGGATGGCAAGGCCGTCATCCCGCTCGATCTCGTCCGCGGCAAGCGCTTCATCTTCAACAATCCGGATTCCATGTCCGGGCTGCTGGGGCTGACGCATGACCTGGAGGCGATCGGCGAAACTCTAGACATTTTCGCCTCGCGCAGCGAAAGCGGCGGCCACCGGTCGTCGATCGTCGCCATCGCCGAGGGCAGGGCCGACGTCGCTGCAATCGACTGCCAGAGCTGGGCGTTGGCGCAGCGTTTCGAGCCGGCGGCGAAGCATGTCAAGGTCGTCGGTTGGACGGCAAGGCGCAAGGGCCTGCCGTTCATCACCGCGAGGATTACGTCGGCCAATGTCGTCGCATCCATGCGCGAAGTCATCGCCGAGCTTGGCCTGGAAGGTTCAGTCGCCAAGCAGCCTTTCGTCGAGCGGATAGGCTGA
- a CDS encoding Xaa-Pro peptidase family protein: MDKFRFGRHRKIMPFEPGSVEALREASREKAAALNQHVLGYGAQAEAEWAAAGIAVPDLPAMREYRLERIRAELRRRDYAGALLYDPVNIRYATDTTNMQLWVAHNPTRHCFVATEGPVVLFDYFSCEHLSDHAGVVDEVRPAVSWMYLYSGELTHKKVRRWGAGIAELLAEHGGGNRRIAVDHINPDGVDELARRGITVGNGEAVMENARLIKSPDEILAMRRAIVACEAAMGEMEAALKPGISENELWAELHRGNIARGGEWIETRLLSSGPRTNPWFQECSSRVIEDGDLVAFDTDLIGPYGFCADLSRTWLCGDGRPSNEQRDLFRIAADQIAHNTSLLRPGISFRDLVKRSAVPPGDSFPTRYGVLYHGVGLADEYPTLPHAVDWTDDTPDGVLEPGMALCVESYIGRMGGREGVKIEEQILITETGNEKLSAYPLDERLLGD, encoded by the coding sequence ATGGACAAATTTCGCTTCGGCCGCCACCGCAAGATCATGCCGTTCGAACCGGGCTCCGTCGAAGCGCTGCGCGAGGCTTCCCGCGAGAAGGCTGCCGCGCTCAACCAGCACGTCCTGGGCTATGGCGCACAGGCCGAAGCCGAATGGGCGGCCGCAGGCATTGCCGTTCCCGACCTGCCGGCGATGCGAGAATACCGGCTCGAGCGCATCCGCGCCGAGCTCAGGCGTCGCGACTATGCCGGCGCCCTGCTCTACGACCCGGTCAACATCCGCTACGCGACCGATACGACCAACATGCAGCTTTGGGTCGCGCACAACCCGACCCGCCACTGTTTCGTCGCCACCGAAGGCCCGGTGGTGCTGTTCGACTATTTCTCCTGTGAGCACTTGTCGGATCACGCCGGGGTCGTCGACGAGGTGCGACCGGCTGTGTCGTGGATGTATCTTTATAGCGGCGAGCTGACCCACAAGAAGGTTCGCCGCTGGGGAGCCGGCATCGCCGAACTCCTTGCCGAGCACGGCGGCGGCAATCGCCGCATCGCCGTCGACCACATCAACCCCGACGGCGTCGACGAGCTTGCCCGCCGCGGCATCACGGTCGGCAACGGGGAGGCTGTGATGGAGAACGCGCGCCTGATCAAGTCGCCCGACGAAATCCTTGCCATGCGCCGAGCGATCGTCGCCTGCGAGGCGGCAATGGGCGAGATGGAAGCGGCGCTGAAGCCGGGCATTTCCGAGAACGAGTTGTGGGCGGAGCTCCATCGCGGCAACATCGCGCGCGGCGGTGAATGGATCGAGACCCGGCTGCTGTCGTCCGGGCCGCGCACCAATCCCTGGTTCCAGGAATGCTCGTCGCGCGTGATCGAGGACGGCGACCTCGTCGCCTTCGACACCGACCTCATCGGCCCCTATGGATTTTGCGCCGATCTTTCGCGCACTTGGCTCTGTGGCGACGGGAGGCCATCGAACGAGCAGCGAGACCTGTTCCGCATCGCCGCCGACCAGATTGCGCACAACACTAGCCTATTGCGGCCAGGCATCTCGTTTCGCGACCTCGTCAAGCGTTCGGCGGTGCCGCCCGGAGACTCCTTCCCGACGCGCTACGGCGTGCTCTACCACGGCGTCGGCCTGGCGGACGAATATCCAACCTTGCCGCATGCCGTTGACTGGACGGACGACACGCCTGACGGCGTGCTCGAACCCGGCATGGCGCTTTGCGTGGAAAGCTACATCGGCAGGATGGGTGGACGCGAGGGCGTGAAGATCGAGGAGCAGATCCTGATCACCGAAACCGGCAATGAAAAGCTCTCAGCCTATCCGCTCGACGAAAGGCTGCTTGGCGACTGA
- a CDS encoding glycosyltransferase family 39 protein, which translates to MTLSSHVVGTGVGVDDAEQLMAMRFLAAGYGSSQPPLYTWLGILTASLVGTDIFALKIVKYTLLAGGLIASFAAVRRFGYSNRAAAAAMFGLLLFPQIVWEMQHALTHSIAVFCFSSLLLLAVVELQKQRSTAAYVLLGLAAAAATLSKYNVVIFLAALFLAALSLRETREAIFDRRFLISVVVAILACLPTFYWSLTHLGDLLAHGGSFDGVEGGRVAKTASLGILGLGNAILNFAGLPIAVFALAFFLARKESTPPPLAASWPEKLVWRAIALALLLTLVVVLVGGVTQFRDRWMLPVFVLLPVALAMRLDAMGDRGRKTQGTIVFVGAVLAILALPASWYMHLNGGDNRGRIVRMDYRSLYDQITADGPVGTVVSSWFWVGNLRLVDPDLVVLDDEIPDFSQSIREPAVLVLADDREPVGVIFDRIAKAGYVMDTIHRRIEVPQLLGGTPRTRQVTITRLHKIAVQ; encoded by the coding sequence ATGACGCTCTCGTCCCACGTCGTGGGCACGGGCGTCGGCGTCGACGACGCCGAACAGTTGATGGCGATGCGCTTTCTGGCGGCCGGCTATGGCAGCTCGCAGCCGCCTTTATACACCTGGCTCGGCATCCTCACTGCATCGCTGGTCGGCACCGACATCTTCGCGCTCAAGATCGTCAAATACACCCTGCTGGCCGGTGGGTTGATCGCGTCCTTTGCAGCGGTGCGCCGCTTCGGCTACTCGAACCGCGCGGCCGCCGCGGCGATGTTCGGCCTGCTGCTTTTTCCTCAGATCGTGTGGGAGATGCAGCACGCCCTCACCCATTCGATCGCGGTTTTCTGCTTTTCGTCGCTGCTGCTTCTGGCGGTGGTCGAGCTGCAGAAACAGCGTTCGACGGCCGCCTATGTGCTGCTTGGCCTGGCGGCGGCAGCGGCAACGCTGTCGAAATACAATGTCGTGATCTTTCTCGCCGCGCTGTTCCTTGCGGCGCTGTCGCTTCGCGAGACACGTGAGGCGATCTTCGATCGCCGTTTCCTGATCAGCGTGGTTGTGGCGATCCTTGCCTGCCTGCCGACATTCTACTGGAGCCTCACGCATCTGGGAGACCTGCTGGCGCACGGCGGGAGCTTCGATGGCGTTGAGGGCGGCCGCGTGGCGAAAACGGCATCTCTCGGCATTCTTGGCCTTGGCAACGCGATACTCAACTTCGCCGGACTTCCGATCGCAGTCTTTGCCCTCGCCTTCTTCCTGGCACGCAAGGAATCCACGCCACCGCCCCTGGCGGCATCGTGGCCCGAAAAGTTGGTCTGGCGGGCGATTGCCCTCGCCTTGTTGCTCACGCTCGTCGTGGTTCTTGTTGGCGGCGTGACGCAATTTCGCGATCGCTGGATGCTCCCTGTTTTTGTTCTGCTGCCTGTCGCTCTTGCCATGCGGCTCGACGCCATGGGAGACAGGGGCCGGAAGACGCAAGGCACGATCGTCTTCGTCGGCGCCGTCCTTGCCATTCTGGCGTTGCCGGCAAGCTGGTACATGCATCTGAACGGCGGCGACAACCGCGGCCGTATCGTGCGGATGGATTATCGTTCGCTTTACGACCAGATCACCGCCGACGGACCGGTAGGCACAGTGGTCTCAAGCTGGTTCTGGGTCGGCAATCTGCGGCTGGTCGATCCGGATCTTGTCGTACTCGACGACGAGATACCTGACTTCAGCCAGTCGATCCGCGAGCCGGCGGTGCTCGTCCTGGCTGATGACAGGGAGCCCGTCGGGGTCATCTTCGACAGGATCGCCAAGGCGGGCTACGTGATGGACACCATCCATCGGCGCATCGAGGTGCCGCAGCTGCTCGGAGGCACGCCGCGAACCCGTCAGGTGACGATCACCAGGCTTCACAAGATCGCGGTGCAATAG
- a CDS encoding FAD-dependent oxidoreductase gives MKSHVKAVVIGGGVVGCSVLYHLAKAGWTDIMLIERSELTSGSSWHAAGGFHTLNGDPNVAKLQAYTVQLYKEIEELSGQSCSLHLTGGVMMADTPERMDFLRLAHAKGRYLGMDTELITPAEAKAMFPLMDEKNFVGAMWDPVEGHLDPSGTTHAYAKAARKLGAEIVLRNRVIELTQEVDGTWNVVTEQGTVKAEHVVNCGGLWAREIGRMVGVELPVLAMEHMYLLTEPMPEVEEFNKSTGREMIGVLDFKGEIYTRQERNGILLGTYEKACKPWSPVNTPWDFGHELLQPDIDRIAPSLEIGFKHFPGIEKAGIKQIINGPFTFALDGNPLVGPVQGLTNFWCACAVMAGFSQGGGVGLALSNWMVHGDPGFDVWGMDVARFGEWATLRYTNAKVRENYSRRFSIRFPNEELPAARPAQTTPLYDTMLANNAVMGDSWGLETPLWFAPKGTEPKDIVSFHRSNDFAPIGEEVRATRERVGVTEIANFAKYEVSGPAAEDFLNRLMTNRMPKAGRIVLTPMVNEFGKLIGDFTIAKTGEDRFMIWGSSAAQKYHMRWFEKHLPKDGSVRIHRFDQTLVGLSIAGPKSRDLLQRLVDVDVSTKAFRFMDFREMAVGGAPCMVNRITYTGDLGYEIWMAPAYQRLVYHAIKDAGAEFGIVDFGMRALLSMRLEKNFPTWFRELRPIYGPFEGSMDRFIKLEKNDFIGREASAKEQAQGPKLRRVSFIVDAADADVMGDEPIWAKVGKDYGTVEKPHGYGAPRFDETGKEVRGSRAAEGASAVRGIVDGEWRVVGWVTSGGYAHYVQKSMAQGYVPAALAEDESAGLFEIEILGHRRPARINVEPPFDPSGEKMRA, from the coding sequence ATGAAATCCCACGTAAAAGCGGTTGTTATCGGCGGCGGTGTCGTCGGCTGCTCGGTGCTCTACCACCTCGCCAAGGCCGGCTGGACCGACATCATGCTGATCGAGCGTTCGGAGCTGACCTCCGGCTCGTCCTGGCACGCGGCGGGCGGCTTCCATACGCTCAACGGCGACCCCAACGTCGCCAAGCTGCAGGCCTATACCGTCCAGCTCTACAAGGAGATCGAGGAGCTCTCCGGCCAGTCCTGCTCGCTGCATCTCACCGGCGGCGTCATGATGGCCGACACGCCGGAGCGCATGGACTTCCTGCGCCTTGCCCACGCCAAGGGCCGCTATCTCGGCATGGACACCGAACTGATCACGCCTGCGGAAGCGAAGGCGATGTTCCCGCTGATGGACGAGAAGAATTTCGTCGGCGCCATGTGGGACCCGGTCGAAGGCCATCTCGATCCGTCCGGCACCACGCATGCCTATGCCAAGGCCGCGCGCAAACTCGGCGCCGAGATCGTGCTGCGCAACCGCGTCATCGAGCTGACGCAGGAGGTCGACGGCACCTGGAACGTTGTCACCGAGCAGGGCACGGTGAAGGCCGAGCATGTCGTCAACTGCGGCGGACTGTGGGCGCGCGAGATCGGCCGCATGGTCGGCGTTGAGCTGCCAGTGCTGGCGATGGAGCACATGTACCTGCTCACCGAGCCGATGCCGGAGGTCGAGGAATTCAACAAGTCTACCGGCCGCGAGATGATCGGCGTGCTCGATTTCAAGGGCGAGATCTACACCCGCCAGGAGCGCAACGGCATCCTGCTCGGCACCTATGAGAAGGCCTGCAAGCCGTGGTCGCCGGTGAACACGCCGTGGGATTTCGGCCATGAGTTGCTGCAGCCCGACATCGACCGCATCGCGCCGTCGCTGGAGATCGGCTTCAAGCATTTCCCCGGCATCGAGAAGGCCGGCATCAAGCAGATCATCAACGGCCCCTTCACCTTCGCGCTCGACGGCAACCCGCTGGTCGGTCCGGTCCAGGGCCTGACCAATTTCTGGTGCGCCTGCGCCGTCATGGCCGGCTTCAGCCAGGGCGGCGGCGTCGGCCTCGCGCTCTCCAACTGGATGGTGCATGGCGATCCGGGCTTCGACGTCTGGGGCATGGACGTCGCCCGCTTCGGCGAATGGGCGACGCTGCGCTACACCAACGCCAAGGTGCGCGAGAACTATTCGCGGCGTTTCTCGATCCGCTTCCCGAACGAGGAACTGCCTGCCGCCCGTCCGGCGCAGACGACGCCGCTCTACGACACCATGCTCGCCAACAACGCCGTCATGGGCGATTCATGGGGACTCGAAACCCCGCTCTGGTTTGCGCCGAAGGGCACCGAGCCGAAGGACATCGTCTCCTTCCACCGCTCCAACGATTTCGCCCCGATCGGCGAAGAAGTGCGCGCCACGCGCGAAAGGGTCGGCGTCACCGAAATCGCCAACTTCGCCAAATACGAGGTGTCGGGACCGGCAGCCGAGGATTTCCTCAACCGGCTGATGACCAACCGCATGCCGAAGGCCGGCCGCATCGTGCTGACCCCGATGGTCAACGAGTTCGGTAAGCTGATCGGCGACTTCACCATCGCCAAGACCGGCGAGGACCGCTTCATGATCTGGGGCTCGTCGGCCGCACAGAAATATCATATGCGCTGGTTCGAGAAGCACCTGCCGAAGGACGGTTCGGTACGCATCCATCGCTTCGACCAGACGCTGGTCGGGCTGTCCATCGCCGGACCGAAATCACGCGACCTGTTGCAGAGGCTTGTCGATGTCGACGTCTCGACCAAGGCCTTCCGCTTCATGGATTTCCGCGAGATGGCGGTCGGCGGCGCGCCCTGCATGGTCAACCGCATCACCTATACCGGCGACTTGGGCTACGAGATCTGGATGGCGCCCGCTTACCAGCGTCTGGTCTATCACGCGATCAAGGACGCCGGCGCCGAATTCGGCATCGTCGATTTCGGCATGCGCGCGCTCTTGTCGATGCGCCTGGAGAAGAACTTCCCGACCTGGTTCCGCGAACTGCGCCCGATCTACGGACCGTTCGAAGGTTCGATGGACCGCTTCATCAAGCTGGAGAAGAACGACTTCATCGGCCGTGAGGCGTCAGCCAAGGAGCAGGCGCAGGGGCCGAAGCTGCGCCGTGTCTCCTTCATCGTCGATGCGGCGGACGCCGACGTGATGGGCGACGAGCCGATCTGGGCCAAGGTCGGCAAGGACTACGGCACGGTAGAAAAGCCGCATGGTTATGGCGCGCCGCGCTTCGACGAGACCGGCAAGGAAGTGCGCGGCTCCAGGGCCGCCGAGGGCGCTTCGGCCGTGCGCGGCATCGTCGACGGTGAGTGGCGCGTCGTCGGCTGGGTCACCTCGGGCGGCTATGCGCACTATGTCCAGAAATCGATGGCGCAGGGCTATGTGCCGGCCGCCCTTGCCGAGGACGAGAGCGCCGGTCTGTTCGAGATCGAGATCCTCGGCCACCGCCGCCCGGCCCGCATCAATGTCGAGCCGCCTTTCGACCCGAGCGGCGAGAAGATGCGCGCCTAG
- a CDS encoding DUF559 domain-containing protein, producing MGEGAAQTRSRRKQGTTQRARDLRQTGNQAEALLWLELKARKLGGYRFTRQFSIGPYFADFACREKWLVVEVDGSQHADSSYDRRRDDFMRAQGYSILRLWNHDGLKHRASVCETILAALDGRLAENIVAPDLRFVFTPQSLDSVSSKTDLSS from the coding sequence GTGGGGGAAGGCGCTGCTCAAACGCGAAGCCGCCGCAAACAAGGTACCACCCAGCGAGCAAGAGACCTCCGTCAGACAGGCAATCAGGCCGAAGCACTGCTTTGGCTTGAGCTGAAGGCGCGCAAGCTCGGCGGCTACCGGTTCACGCGTCAATTTTCCATCGGCCCCTATTTCGCGGACTTCGCTTGCCGCGAAAAATGGCTGGTCGTTGAGGTCGATGGGTCCCAACACGCCGACAGTTCCTATGACCGCCGCCGCGACGACTTCATGCGCGCGCAAGGTTATTCGATCCTGCGCCTTTGGAACCATGACGGCCTGAAACATCGCGCTTCCGTCTGCGAAACCATCCTTGCCGCGCTTGACGGCAGGCTGGCGGAAAACATCGTCGCCCCCGATCTGCGCTTTGTCTTCACGCCTCAATCACTCGATTCAGTATCTTCAAAAACGGACCTATCTTCATGA
- a CDS encoding trimethylamine methyltransferase family protein yields the protein MTAALHPAEPALATDRARRGGRAGKRAGGSAAFEQPPFRQLKNPLTPTKLVSDDELESIHLASLRVLREIGVDVLHEEARRIMKAHGADVSEGSERVRFDSDMILELIAHCPPEFTLHARNPAHNLRFGGNNVILSMMASAPNCSDLDRGRRPGNQADYRNFLRLAQMHNILQCTGGYPVEPIDIHPSVRHLECIRDLAMLTDKVFHIYSLGKERNVDGIEIARIARGISREQLMEEPSVFTIINTNSPLKLDVPMMEGIVQMASMGQAVIVTPFTLSGAMAPVTIAGALVQQNAEALSGIAFAQMVRKGAPVGYGGFTSNVDMKSGAPAFGTPEYMKAQLVGGQLARRYSIPYRTSNTCAANTVDAQAAYESVFSLWGAIQGGGNLMMHGAGWLEGGLRCSYEKTILDIDLLQMVAEFLTPLDLSEDALGFDAIQSVGPGGHFFGTQHTQERYKTAFYSPIVSDWRNFETWTEAGSPTALERTNKVWKERLASYEEPYMDPAIREELNDFVDKRRAEGGAPTDF from the coding sequence ATGACCGCCGCCCTTCATCCCGCCGAACCGGCATTGGCAACAGATCGCGCCCGCCGCGGCGGCCGTGCGGGGAAGCGCGCTGGCGGATCGGCGGCCTTCGAGCAGCCGCCCTTTCGGCAGCTGAAGAATCCGCTGACGCCGACCAAGCTGGTCTCCGACGACGAGCTGGAATCGATCCACCTCGCCTCGCTGCGCGTTTTGAGGGAAATCGGCGTCGACGTGCTGCATGAGGAAGCGCGCCGCATCATGAAGGCGCATGGCGCCGACGTCAGCGAAGGCAGCGAGCGCGTCCGCTTCGACAGCGACATGATCCTGGAGCTGATTGCGCACTGCCCGCCGGAATTCACGTTGCACGCCCGCAATCCGGCACACAATCTGCGTTTCGGCGGCAACAATGTCATCCTGTCGATGATGGCTTCGGCGCCCAATTGCTCCGACCTCGATCGCGGCCGGCGCCCCGGCAACCAGGCCGATTATCGCAATTTCCTGCGCCTGGCGCAGATGCACAACATCCTGCAATGCACCGGCGGCTATCCGGTCGAACCGATCGACATCCATCCTTCGGTCCGGCACCTCGAATGCATCCGCGACCTCGCCATGCTGACCGACAAGGTCTTCCACATCTATTCGCTCGGCAAGGAGCGCAATGTCGACGGCATCGAGATCGCCCGCATCGCGCGCGGCATCAGCCGAGAGCAGCTGATGGAAGAGCCCTCGGTCTTCACCATCATCAACACCAATTCGCCGCTCAAGCTCGACGTGCCGATGATGGAAGGCATCGTCCAGATGGCCAGCATGGGCCAGGCGGTGATCGTCACGCCGTTCACGCTGTCGGGCGCCATGGCGCCCGTCACCATCGCCGGAGCGCTGGTGCAGCAGAACGCCGAGGCGCTCTCCGGCATCGCGTTCGCGCAGATGGTGAGGAAGGGCGCGCCGGTCGGCTATGGCGGCTTCACCTCGAATGTCGACATGAAGTCCGGCGCGCCGGCCTTCGGCACGCCGGAATACATGAAGGCTCAGCTCGTCGGCGGTCAGCTCGCCCGCCGTTACAGCATCCCCTATCGCACCTCGAACACCTGCGCGGCCAACACGGTCGACGCGCAGGCCGCCTATGAAAGCGTCTTCTCGTTGTGGGGCGCTATCCAGGGCGGCGGCAACCTGATGATGCATGGCGCCGGCTGGCTGGAAGGCGGCCTGCGCTGCTCCTACGAAAAGACCATCCTCGATATCGATCTTCTGCAGATGGTGGCGGAATTCCTCACCCCGCTCGATCTCTCCGAGGATGCTCTCGGCTTCGACGCCATCCAGTCGGTCGGACCGGGCGGTCATTTCTTCGGCACCCAGCACACGCAGGAGCGCTACAAGACCGCCTTTTATTCGCCGATCGTGTCCGACTGGCGTAATTTCGAAACCTGGACCGAGGCCGGCTCGCCGACGGCGCTGGAGCGCACCAACAAGGTCTGGAAGGAGCGCCTTGCTTCCTACGAGGAGCCCTATATGGACCCTGCCATTCGCGAAGAGCTCAACGATTTCGTCGATAAGCGCCGCGCCGAAGGCGGCGCGCCGACGGACTTCTGA